From the genome of Cytophagia bacterium CHB2:
TGCTGCGCTGCCAGGCTGCCTACAGATGCCACAAATAAAATGGCGAGACACGCCAGGGCGAATACAATAGCACGTTTGAAGTATCTTTGTTCCTGAAACATGACTGTCTCCTAAAATTGTGAAGGTGTAACGATGAAAAGTGACGCCGCCCACTACGAATCAAAAGCCAGGTCGTCTTGCTGTTGTTGGGCGACGCGATGAACTACGACTTCCTGCTCCCCATGATAACCATGACAAATCCTCCGACAATTGCCAACCCGCCCACGAGGGGAGGCACCGGGATGGTCTTTTGCGTGTCGGCGCTGGCTTGCAGAGGACCAATGTCAATAATCTTCTCACGGCTGGTGTACGTGAAGCCCTGGTAAACGAGCACCGCGGCGCCGAGCACGATGAGAACCAGCCCGATAAGCATGATCGGTTTCATATGA
Proteins encoded in this window:
- a CDS encoding DUF3185 domain-containing protein, which produces MKPIMLIGLVLIVLGAAVLVYQGFTYTSREKIIDIGPLQASADTQKTIPVPPLVGGLAIVGGFVMVIMGSRKS